The following are from one region of the Bradyrhizobium septentrionale genome:
- a CDS encoding CaiB/BaiF CoA transferase family protein, whose amino-acid sequence MLDQLEAEFPEHTPRAPNAPRALQGIRVVDFSHFIAGPFATMILADMGAEVIKIEAPGRGDDLRRYPPVHPDLKHGAPFLWTNRNKRSVALDLKSPEGIKVARELIATADVVVENFSAGVMARLGLDYENCRKIKPEIIYCAVSAYGRDGAFSDRLGFDPIAQVESGFVSMNGYADREGVRALSPVMDISTAMMASNAILGALFARERSGQGQAIEVSLFENAVLMTGYATMQSLFNDADPKRSGNTSPDTCPSGVFLGSDCSFYINCGNDKIFQRLMSQVLGREDLAAAEIYATGPDRIRRREELFAILGDAFGKQPWSHWQTRMRAAGVPCGQLRTVGEAIRSPEARERDIVTRIPHETVGWVPNVNLPIRYSRTPIVDPVAAPAVGQHTDSVLRELLGYEEAQIARLAASGAFGSQPSREDVKA is encoded by the coding sequence ATGTTGGATCAACTTGAAGCCGAATTCCCTGAGCACACGCCTCGTGCGCCCAATGCGCCAAGGGCGCTTCAGGGGATTCGGGTGGTCGATTTTTCGCATTTCATCGCGGGACCGTTTGCCACCATGATCCTGGCCGACATGGGCGCCGAGGTGATCAAGATCGAGGCGCCCGGCCGCGGCGACGATTTGCGTCGCTATCCTCCAGTGCATCCCGATCTCAAGCACGGCGCGCCGTTCCTCTGGACCAACCGCAACAAGCGCAGCGTCGCGCTCGATCTCAAATCCCCCGAGGGAATAAAGGTCGCGCGCGAGCTGATCGCCACAGCTGACGTCGTCGTCGAGAATTTCTCCGCCGGCGTGATGGCGCGGCTGGGGCTCGACTACGAGAACTGCCGCAAGATCAAGCCTGAGATCATCTATTGCGCGGTATCGGCCTATGGACGCGACGGGGCGTTTTCGGACCGGCTCGGTTTCGATCCGATCGCGCAGGTCGAGAGCGGTTTTGTATCGATGAACGGCTATGCCGATCGCGAGGGCGTGCGGGCATTGTCGCCAGTCATGGATATCAGCACCGCGATGATGGCGAGCAATGCGATCCTTGGGGCCCTGTTCGCGCGCGAGCGCAGTGGGCAGGGCCAGGCCATCGAGGTATCGTTGTTCGAGAATGCCGTCCTGATGACCGGGTACGCGACCATGCAGTCGCTGTTCAACGATGCCGATCCGAAGCGAAGCGGCAACACCAGTCCCGACACCTGCCCGTCGGGCGTGTTTCTTGGCAGCGATTGCTCGTTCTACATCAATTGCGGCAATGACAAGATCTTCCAGCGCTTGATGTCGCAGGTGCTCGGGCGCGAGGACCTCGCCGCGGCCGAGATCTATGCGACAGGCCCTGACCGGATCCGCCGGCGTGAGGAGTTGTTCGCGATCCTCGGTGACGCGTTTGGCAAGCAGCCCTGGTCACACTGGCAGACACGGATGCGGGCCGCCGGCGTGCCCTGCGGCCAGCTGCGCACCGTCGGCGAGGCGATCCGCTCACCCGAGGCGAGGGAGCGCGACATCGTCACCCGGATTCCGCACGAGACGGTCGGCTGGGTGCCGAATGTGAACCTGCCGATCCGTTACTCGCGGACGCCGATCGTTGACCCCGTCGCGGCGCCGGCAGTCGGACAGCATACCGACAGCGTGCTGCGCGAGCTGCTCGGCTATGAGGAGGCACAGATCGCGCGTCTCGCCGCGAGCGGAGCTTTCGGCAGCCAGCCGTCACGAGAGGACGTCAAGGCGTGA